A portion of the Pararge aegeria chromosome 10, ilParAegt1.1, whole genome shotgun sequence genome contains these proteins:
- the LOC120626795 gene encoding NADP-dependent malic enzyme-like, which produces MFSVFQKEILYRNVLGKTRVGWFSLKKYLVLLKVQYDLIRRITSVDLKSPNMLRGIDYVRDPRLCKGLGFTLEERQALGIQGLIPAGYKSQEEQLNICRISIERYKDPLNKYIYLVELLERNERLFFTLLSTDIERYLPIVYTPTVGLACQKFGFIYRRPRGLFVTIADKGHVYDILCNWPEQDVRAIVFTDGERILGLGDLGAYGMGIPVGKLALYTALAHIHPHQCLPITLDCGTDNQTLLEDPLYLGLRQKRVRGKEYDDFVDEFMIACIERFGPNTLLQFEDFALVNATRLLQKYINDYCTFNDDIQGTASVAVAGLFAATRITKKKVQENVFMFLGAGSAATGIANLIVAHMVDEGMKREDAQKLIYMFDVDGLLTMKRQGGVPDHAKHFGKDSEPEKNFEKCVATIKPTCLIGCSTVGGAFNENILKQMAQNAERPIIFALSNPTSKAECTAQAAYDHTGGKCVFASGSPFPPVNYNGKEYRTGQGNNSYIFPGLALGVIESRSRHITEMMFLIAARTLANFVSESDLNIGRIYPPLNDTTKVSLKIAVEVAKYAYDEELATMFPKPKDMKCYIQSRLYNLKYHSYLPKFYEYPKPPDIKIKSVEEAYQGIMKPSSTSG; this is translated from the exons atgttttctGTATTTCAAAAAGAAATTCT TTATAGAAATGTACTAGGGAAAACTCGCGTAGGTTggttttccttaaaaaaatacctagtcCTTCTGAAAGTTCAATATGATCTAATACGTAGAATAACATCGGTCGACTTGAAGAGCCCGAACATGTTACGAGGCATAGACTACGTACGAGACCCCCGCCTGTGTAAG GGTTTAGGATTTACATTGGAAGAGAGACAAGCACTAGGGATACAAGGTCTCATACCAGCGGGCTATAAAAGTCAAGAGGAGCAACTTAACATTTGCAGAATTTCCATAGAAAGATACAAGGATCCCTTGAATAAATACATCTATTTGGTCGAATTGCTG gaACGGAACGAAAGGCTGTTCTTTACTCTCCTATCAACGGATATCGAACGCTATTTGCCAATCGTGTACACTCCTACTGTGGGTCTGGCTTGTCAAAAGTTTGGTTTCATTTATAGAAGACCACGAGGTCTCTTTGTGACTATTGCCGATAAAGGGCATGTTTATGACATCCTCTGTAACTG GCCAGAACAAGACGTTAGAGCTATAGTGTTCACAGATGGCGAACGAATCCTCGGTTTAGGAGATTTAGGCGCTTACGGAATGGGTATACCAGTGGGCAAGCTGGCTTTGTACACGGCACTAGCACATATCCATCCGCATCAGTGTTTACCGATCACGTTGGATTGTGGCACTGATAACCAG ACCCTTTTAGAAGATCCTCTGTATTTAGGCCTACGACAAAAAAGGGTTCGCGGCAAAGAGTATGATGATTTCGTTGATGAGTTCATGATTGCTTGTATTGAACGTTTCGGACCTAATACACTGTTGCAG ttCGAAGACTTTGCCCTAGTAAACGCTACTCGGCTCCTCCAGAAATACATCAATGATTATTGCACTTTCAACGACGATATTCAGGGCACGGCCAGCGTGGCCGTGGCAGGACTTTTCGCCGCCACAAGAATAACTAAAAAGAAGGTCcaagaaaatgtttttatgttcCTCGGGGCTGGATCA GCTGCAACAGGCATTGCCAATTTGATAGTAGCGCATATGGTAGACGAAGGCATGAAGAGAGAAGATGCCCAGAAGCTTATATACATGTTCGATGTAGATGGTCTTTTAACTATGAAGCGCCAAGGCGGCGTTCCAGATCATGCTAAGCATTTTGGAAAAGATTCAGAACCTGAGAAAAACTTTGAGAAGTGCGTGGCTACAATCAAACCTACTTGTCTTATAG gcTGTTCAACAGTCGGCGGGGCTTTCAATGAAAATATTCTAAAGCAAATGGCGCAGAATGCAGAAAGACCGATAATATTTGCTCTTTCCAACCCGACCAGCAAAGCGGAGTGTACAGCACAAGCTGCGTATGATCACACGGGg GGTAAATGTGTCTTCGCATCCGGATCACCTTTCCCTCCGGTTAATTACAATGGCAAGGAGTATCGCACAGGGCAGGGTAACAATTCCTATATCTTCCCGGGACTAGCATTGGGAGTGATTGAATCCCGGTCGCGGCATATCACGGAAATGATGTTCTTGATTGCTGCTAga ACTCTGGCAAACTTTGTAAGCGAATCGGACTTGAATATAGGCCGAATATATCCACCGCTCAATGATACGACGAAAGTATCCCTCAAAATCGCGGTAGAGGTCGCTAAATACGCTTATGATGAAG AATTGGCTACAATGTTTCCTAAGCCAAAGGATATGAAATGTTACATTCAATCCCGGTTATATAATCTAAAGTATCATTCATACTTGCCAAAATTTTACGAATATCCAAAACCACcggatatcaaaataaaatcagtGGAGGAAGCTTACCAAGGCATCAT gAAACCATCAAGTACCTCGGGCTAA
- the LOC120626797 gene encoding uncharacterized protein LOC120626797, producing the protein MEGVCDSDALISAIKTQELIWNYKLKEHSDKIKKNNAWAIICAQVIENFDEKPVEEKNQIAMLIQKKWKTLRDGYTRYAKKIKPKSGSAALNIRPYAYYQQMSFLKAIIEDRPDKTNSLQESEHTEITSGETENGQNKIPRERNKRKLTTKITDENVLIEKLSKRLDEKTQNSRIDNEDEDKLFLLSLVGEFKKINEHYKLDAKTEILNVVKYFKGMTNHTYPSSYGDRGYSSFNDYRGPWGYNTGPSTSTSVPGPSRSATGPSTSMADDQNSQFEDLSSCSVMSDDVISNIFNE; encoded by the exons ATGGAGGGCGTGTGCGATAGTGATGCCCTTATTAGCGCAATTAAAACGCAAGAACTTATTTGGAACTATAAACTTAAGGAACACAGcgacaaaataaagaagaacaatGCATGGGCAATTATTTGTGCCCAAGTAATTGAGAACTTTGATGAAAAACcagttgaagaaaaaaatcaaatcg ccatgttaatacagaaaaaatggaaaacatTAAGAGATGGATACACCAGAtatgctaaaaaaattaaaccaaagagTGGTTCAGCAGCCCTCAACATTCGGCCATATGCATATTATCAGCAGATGTCTTTTTTAAAGGCAATAATAGAAGATAGACCCGacaaaacaaatagtttacAAGAGAGTGAGCACACTGAAATTACGTCCGGAGAAACCGAAAatggtcaaaataaaatacccagagaaagaaacaaaagaaaattaactaCTAAAATCACAGATGAGAACgtcttaattgaaaaattatccaAACGTTTAGATGAAAAAACGCAGAATTCGCGcattgataatgaagatgaagataaattgtttttactatcattagttggcgaattcaaaaaaattaatgagcATTATAAATTAGATGCTAAGACCGAAATACTTAACGTAGTGAAATACTTTAAAGGGATGACAAATCACACATATCCTTCGAGTTATGGTGACAGGGGATATTCATCGTTTAATGATTATCGTGGACCATGGGGTTATAATACTGGCCCCTCTACCTCTACATCAGTGCCTGGTCCCTCTAGATCAGCAACCGGCCCCTCTACATCAATGGCTGATGACCAAAATTCTCAATTTGAAGACCTTTCATCATGTTCTGTAATGTCCGATGAtgtaatttccaatatttttaatgaataa
- the LOC120626796 gene encoding protein ALP1-like, producing MDSDEEALLLLLLLRRRRRRRRQKRKFWVHPILQLREQRGQFHHLFMELRSDEEKFFNYFRMSKSSFDELYNILKSHIKREDTIMRRSIEPEERLAVTLRYLATGCTFMDLQYSFRIASTTIGKIVRDVCRNIWIHMKDMCMEQLTKDKWKDIINGFKKNAQFPNCLGAVDGKHIRIIQPAQSGSSYYNYKNYFSIILLAVCDSNHMFTFVDIGSYGRHADSTIFEESCLYKMLQEKKLNIPPPSAISQNGPLLPNVFIGDEAFSLQENLMRPYGGKNLPEKKKIFNYRLSRARRYIECTFGILANKWRIFHRPLNVNVDFAVDIVKSSCVLHNYVKQRDGNKFEDTFEGLPYSIIHSTQQVRPGGPMLTTIREEFANYFVSEEGKLDWQWNMI from the exons ATGGATTCTGACGAGGAAGCACTGCTTTTGCTGCTCCTGCTCAGGCGGAGACGACGGCGGCGACgtcaaaagagaaaattttGGGTTCATCCAATTTTGCAATTAAGAGAACAACGTGGACAATTCCATCATTTGTTTATGGAACTTAGAAGTGATGAAGAAAAATTTTTCAACTATTTTAGAATGTCAAAGTCTTCGTTTGATgaattgtataatatactaaagtctcACATTAAACGGGAAGACACAATTATGAGGAGAAGTATCGAACCTGAAGAAAGACTAGCAGTAACATTgag gtaTTTGGCAACTGGATGTACATTTATGGATTTGCAATATAGTTTTAGAATAGCATCAACAACAATAGGTAAGATAGTGAGGGATGTTTGCAGAAATATATGGATACATATGAAGGATATGTGTATGGAACAACTAACTAAAGATAAATGGAAAGACATAATAAATGGTTTCAAAAAAAATGCTCAGTTTCCGAACTGCCTCGGTGCCGTTGATGGCaaacatattagaataataCAACCCGCGCAAAGTGGATCgtcatattataactataaaaattatttttcgataATACTTCTAGCAGTATGTGATAGTAATCATATGTTCACTTTCGTGGATATAGGCTCATATGGAAGGCACGCTGACTCGACTATTTTCGAAGAGAGTTgtctatataaaatgttacaagaaaaaaagttaaatatacctCCACCTTCTGCAATATCACAAAATGGACCGTTATTACCGAATGTGTTTATTGGGGATGAAGCGTTTAGCTTGCAGGAAAATTTAATGCGTCCATATGGTGGCAAGAATTtaccagagaaaaaaaaaatttttaactatCGGTTATCACGTGCGAGGCGATATATTGAATGCACGTTTGGCATATTAGCTAATAAATGGCGGATCTTTCATAGACCACTCAACGTCAACGTTGATTTCGCAGTGGATATAGTAAAATCATCGTGTGTTCTTCACAACTACGTAAAACAACGAGATGGAAATAAATTTGAGGATACGTTTGAGGGTCTTCCTTATTCTATAATACATTCAACCCAGCAAGTTCGTCCAGGTGGACCTATGTTAACAACAATCCGTGAAGAATTTGCTAATTACTTTGTGAGCGAAGAAGGCAAACTAGATTGGCAATGGAATATGATATAA